The DNA window gcacaccccaggctgagttcCCCCAGACGGGAGGCGGTGTGGACATCCCAGGGCCAGTGTCGGAGCTCCAGCCCTCCAAGGCTCCCAGAGACTGCCCACAGCCTGTAAGTGTTAGCCAGATCCACACTTGTTGTCTCAGTTGTCTTTGGCCTgacaacattttccacattgtgtccttttgagtcatttaaatagataaagctaaatgtccagtaggtggcagcGCCACTTTGCTCAGTGTAACGCTATTGTGGAACGGCGGGGGGCGCTAGCGAGCCTCGTGGGGGTCTGAGCAGCTTGATATGACAGAGCGAAGAAGTAAGCCGCGTCCTGATTGGTCAGTTCTGAAGCGGGCCAGACATGGCTGACGGTACCGGGGAGGCAGCGGCCAAAAGATCCTATTTTCACAAAGAAAGAATAAAGTGCAGTCCCGAGGAGGAGGCCAGGCTGGAAAGAGAACATTTCTGGAGAATAATCGATGCTTTTTCTTATTACAGGTATCGAATCTTCCATTATAATCCAAGGTAGACAACGtaggcggaggagaggaggcgatGCAGTTTGAGCTAAACTGGTCCATTATTAGTAGATGAAGCATCGATTCATTCCGTTAAATTGGTTTATATTTAACCTGCTTCCTGCAGTATTAAGTGGCTATTCATTAGTTCTTATAATGGCTCTCTCAGTTGATTGAACCAGTTACATGGTGAACATGAGGTCGGTGAAAAGTCTTTAGCTTAGAAAAACCTCCTGGGCTTCTTTTAGATGTTGTGGGACTAAAGTGTGTAATCTTTCCGGCCCGACTAACTTGTGCTTTAACCTTTGTTCTCCAAAGACTTTCAGTCCAGTGGAGTCTCCTTTGAAGACTGTACATTTATATTCCCGCTCTGCACTTTAAAAGTGGAGCCCCCAAGGAAGCACAGCGAAGTGTCCTTGTTAGGAAGGAGAAGTTGGCAGGAAGCGAAGCACAGCGAAGTGTCCTTGTTAGGAAGGAGAAGTTGGCAGGAAGCGATGCACAGCGAAGTGTCCTTGTTAGGAAGGAGAAGTTGGCAGGAAGCGTCTCCACAGGCAGCTTCTGCTTGTCCCTCCACTCTGATGATGGGGAAACATTTAAGCTTCGGGTTATGCAGCATTTACTGTAAGGAATAGAGTTGGGAAGGAGGTCAGAAGGGATCATGAGAATGCATCTTCATGTTTTTTTGACCCAGGGTCCACGTCCAGGAGCAGGTCAGACGTGCTGAGCATCAGTATGAAAGTCTACCACAGAAGCACCGCAAGTTGTTGCCCAACGTTCTGGCCCACCTGGCCCAGATCAGCAGGTGTGCCGAGAAaaaccaggagctgctgcaggccaTCGTTCACAACAGCCTCCACATGTTTGAGAACATCGAGTACGGCCAGAGGGTGAGGCCTCTTTTGGGACCATTGGAATGAACTGAATATTTCATATTGTTGTATGTTTCTAAGCGGTGAAGCACCAGGACCCGTATTTTCAGCTCTTCACTTTTGCCAGCTAGAGTTCCAGTTCCAGCTCTTCTTTTGTTCTAGTTTCTCAGAATTTTACCAGAAATTTCCAATTTTATATTGACGTTAGTGATTTGTAACTTTTCCCCCAGAACCTCATCAAACAGTCAGATCCAGAACCTCACTGATTTCAGTTTTAGCTAATAATCCGATTACATTGAAGCCAATAATAAGTAAATAGACGGCACATAAAAGAACTTTTGCCAGTTCCTCGTGGGTGATTTAAGGAGAGCTCTTGATGTGACTTCAGTTGGATCTACAGAAGATTCGGCCCTCGTCCACCTTTGACATGGATAAGCTGAAGTCTACAATCAAACAGTTTGTCAGGGACTGGAGCGAGGACGGCCGGGCGGAGAGGGATTCCTGCTATCGGCCCATCATCCAGGAGATCCAGCGGCTCTTCCCCAGGCACCAGTGGTAGGAATCTGTCTCCGTCTGCGTACGGATGCGGGCCTGTTACTATGGCTACCATCACTAGGCAGAAGGCTGATGTGTGCCTTTCCTCCCTTTTATTGTGCCAGTGACGTGTCGAAGGTGAGCGTGCTGGTTCCGGGTGCTGGCCTTGGCCGCCTTGCCTGGGAGATAGCTCGGCTGGGGTACATGTGCCAGGGCAACGAATGGAGCTTCTTCATGCTTTTTTCTTCAAACTTTGTTCTCAATAGGTACAGAAGATGGTTTTCAAGCTACAAGTATGTCTGTGCTGTGTCTGTGGACTTGTCTGTAAATGACACTTCATTCTTCTAGAAGGTCATCCGAGAGGCTTAACtctgccctcccccccccccccccccctccctccccctgtctcAACGCGTGGTGTCTGTCCCACTCAGGTGTGACCAGGTGAACTCGCTCACCCTGTACCCCTGGATCCACCAGTTTAGCAACAACAAGAAGTCCTCGGACCAGACGAGGCCAGTTAGCTTCCCTGACGTCAACCCTCAGAGTCTACCCCCAAACGCAGACTTCTCCATGGCAGCAGGAGACTTTGTGGAAGTCTACCGCGAGTCAAGTCAGTGCAGGCGTCAGTGTCAAGCCTAAAATGGGTCATTTATAGCAGATAGATGACAAATGTGCCTCAACACCTCCACCAAACAGGTCAGAGGACAGATGGCGGGTTAGCGAAACGGCTCAGTACGCTGAGAACAGCTTTTACTGATATTCTCAGCAAatgttgacctttgatcttctaAAAAACAGAGCCTCGGCGCTTTGATCATACAATGTTATGGAACCTTGAATTATTACTGCCCAAACATTGTAGGGGTTCTGTGGAAACGAGCTGTTTGGTGGactgtgctgttgttttctaGGTCTAttctaaaatgttttattagTGAAATGAAAAAGCTACAGCCATCAGTTACCAGCCCTGCTTTATAATATGACAAAGAGCTGGAAACATCAGGACCCGATGCCATTGCTCAACTTTAAAGCCTTTTGATGCGTTTGCATCTTACTCTCTTTTTACACGACAGAGCGCCCCCTGATGGCTGCACGTACCACTACATCCTTACATTTTTGCCAAAACAAAAGGTGTTTGAACCGTATCAACTGTAGGAAGAGATTTCCCATGTAGGCAACAACTGTTGTCAGTTTTCATGCCAGGCTGAGATTTAATGagtgtgctgctgtttgtttctgtcAGATTCTTGGGACTGTGTGACGACCTGCTTCTTTATTGACACTGCTCATAATGTCATTGAGTATGTGGAAACCATATGGAAAATTCTTAAACCGGGGTGGCGTGTGGATCAACTTAGGTGGGTCAGTTTGTTAAAAACATACTCGACTGATATGAATGAATGGGAAGTGTATCTTTAAACTAACAGGATTTAATGTGGGctgtcctctcctttctccttaACATGAGACCTTTTCCAGGGCAGAAACATCTTTGTATTTGGAAGAAGTGAAATGATGgagcacacaaacaaaaacaaacgttTATAAGCTAAATGTGACTTTGCTGTTCCTTCAGGTCCACTCTTGTACCACTTTGAGAACATGGCCAATGAGCTGTCAGTGGAACTGAGCTATGAAGAGATCAGAACCGCCGTCAGCACCATTGGCTTTCACATCGAGGTAAGGCGGAGTAATGTGGGCCGCTGGCTCCAGCTCTTCACACGTCTTGCAATGAGAAAACTGTCTTCCTGttgaaggtggagaaggagtCGGTCCAGACCACTTACACAGAGAACCCGCGCTCCATGCTGAGGTACGTCTATGACTGCGTCTTCTTTGTGGCCCGGAAACCAGCGGACGTGTACTATCACAGCCCAGAAGACATCCAGCCTGCGGTGAAGTCGCCACGGCGAGACGGTGAGGGCACGCAGACGTGACAGGACGCCACCAACATGTGTTGGACAGACTCGGACTGggcctgggactgggactggggggaggaggtgcGGCTTCAGCCGCACATTTTACATTCGAGATTTTAGGCTCCTGCTGACTTTTAATAAGTGCCAAATAACCACTTTTAGAATATGGCCGGTCACCACATCAACGGTCTTTGTGGTGAAGTTACTTCTTGTGTTTAGAACCTCCTGAAAGAAAGCCATCCAGGAGAAATGGCTGGAAGTGTCTTGTGTGTGAAGTGCTTGGATGTGTTTGACCTTGCTTCAGCGACCTTGACTCCCTTAATGTGCTGCTTATTGTAACTAATCATGTTGGAATTTAGGAGGAACTAACTGCCCCGATCCACTTTGTGTCTAGCTGATCTTGATCCAGTCTTTCAGGGCATCTGGAagctttttttgtcttttttttttttgctccagttTTTTTAAACGTGGACTAAATGTAGGGAAAC is part of the Takifugu rubripes chromosome 21, fTakRub1.2, whole genome shotgun sequence genome and encodes:
- the carnmt1 gene encoding LOW QUALITY PROTEIN: carnosine N-methyltransferase (The sequence of the model RefSeq protein was modified relative to this genomic sequence to represent the inferred CDS: deleted 1 base in 1 codon), with amino-acid sequence MADGTGEAAAKRSYFHKERIKCSPEEEARLEREHFWRIIDAFSYYRVHVQEQVRRAEHQYESLPQKHRKLLPNVLAHLAQISRCAEKNQELLQAIVHNSLHMFENIEYGQRLDLQKIRPSSTFDMDKLKSTIKQFVRDWSEDGRAERDSCYRPIIQEIQRLFPRHQCDVSKVSVLVPGAGLGRLAWEIARLGYMCQGNEWSFFMLFSSNFVLNRCDQVNSLTLYPWIHQFSNNKKSSDQTRPVSFPDVNPQSLPPNADFSMAAGDFVEVYRESNSWDCVTTCFFIDTAHNVIEYVETIWKILKPGGVWINLGPLLYHFENMANELSVELSYEEIRTAVSTIGFHIEVEKESVQTTYTENPRSMLRYVYDCVFFVARKPADVYYHSPEDIQPAVKSPRRDGEGTQT